In one bacterium genomic region, the following are encoded:
- a CDS encoding NUDIX domain-containing protein translates to MYGSLARPDFLTQQYLSHGILEDMMHHIQRAILRNLMRGDSLRYRDIKPAGVESNLFAYHLKALMQEGYVEQAADKQYSLTADGKRYVDTLSPESLKPRLQPKIVILLAVRDRLGRWLLMRRKVQPLLGQVGLPYGKLHLGETIHEATHRELFEKTGLKSELKHVGDGYVTIEENGAPVSEIFFHLFRGTAQTDKLHGNHMAGEIFWSDLAPDWGNDQYLKSMPDIMRLLEDLPENRFFVELDYN, encoded by the coding sequence ATGTATGGCTCTCTAGCTAGGCCAGACTTTTTGACTCAACAATATTTGAGTCATGGTATACTTGAAGACATGATGCATCACATTCAAAGAGCGATTCTGCGCAATCTGATGCGTGGCGATTCACTGCGCTATCGAGATATTAAGCCGGCTGGGGTGGAGAGTAATCTCTTCGCCTACCATCTAAAGGCGCTTATGCAGGAGGGGTACGTTGAGCAGGCTGCAGATAAGCAGTACTCTCTCACGGCCGACGGTAAGCGTTACGTCGATACGCTCTCGCCTGAATCATTAAAGCCTCGTTTGCAGCCAAAGATCGTCATATTGCTAGCCGTACGAGATCGACTGGGGCGCTGGCTTCTTATGCGTCGCAAGGTGCAGCCGCTTTTGGGCCAGGTAGGCTTACCCTACGGCAAACTGCATCTGGGCGAAACCATTCACGAAGCTACTCACCGTGAGCTTTTTGAAAAAACAGGGCTCAAGAGTGAGCTGAAGCATGTTGGTGACGGCTATGTGACCATTGAGGAAAACGGTGCACCGGTGAGCGAAATATTTTTTCATCTGTTTCGCGGGACAGCCCAGACTGATAAGCTCCATGGCAATCATATGGCGGGTGAGATATTTTGGAGCGATCTAGCGCCCGATTGGGGTAACGATCAATATCTGAAAAGTATGCCAGACATCATGAGACTACTAGAAGACTTACCTGAGAATCGTTTTTTCGTAGAGCTAGATTATAATTGA
- the rpsL gene encoding 30S ribosomal protein S12: protein MPTINQLIRKPRAKVQRKSKSPALSRSLNALKGRVRPLDAPLKRGVCTKVFTQTPKKPNSALRKVARVRLTNGMEVTAYIGGIGHNLQEHSVVLVRGGRVKDLPGVRYHVVRGAFDTAGTANRKQARSKYGAKLEKAKGE, encoded by the coding sequence ATGCCAACGATTAACCAACTCATTCGCAAGCCACGAGCAAAAGTTCAGCGCAAAAGTAAGTCGCCGGCTCTTAGCCGTAGTCTAAACGCTTTAAAAGGTCGCGTCCGTCCGTTGGACGCACCTTTAAAGCGCGGGGTGTGCACTAAGGTGTTTACTCAAACGCCCAAGAAGCCTAACTCAGCTCTTCGTAAGGTTGCCCGTGTGCGCCTTACTAATGGTATGGAAGTAACCGCCTACATCGGCGGAATTGGCCATAACCTGCAAGAGCACTCAGTTGTGCTAGTGCGCGGTGGTCGTGTAAAAGATCTTCCGGGTGTGCGTTATCATGTGGTGCGTGGCGCATTTGATACTGCCGGTACGGCAAATCGCAAGCAAGCTCGATCTAAGTATGGAGCCAAGCTTGAGAAAGCAAAAGGAGAATAG
- the rpsG gene encoding 30S ribosomal protein S7, producing MPRKKTKSLKRELAPDMQYNSVLVTRMINKVMKSGKKRLAENLVYDALTEASTKGKADAMEIFEGAIKNASPHVQVRSRRVGGANYQVPMEVKPDRRIHYAMIWILDAARAKEGKSFDKRLANELLDAYNNQGDAIKKKADTHQMAEANKAFAHFARY from the coding sequence ATGCCACGTAAAAAGACTAAATCCTTAAAGCGCGAACTCGCTCCAGATATGCAGTACAACTCGGTACTAGTTACCCGTATGATTAATAAGGTGATGAAAAGTGGCAAGAAGCGTCTAGCAGAAAACCTCGTCTATGATGCTCTGACTGAGGCGTCTACTAAGGGTAAGGCCGACGCGATGGAGATTTTTGAGGGCGCCATTAAAAATGCCAGCCCGCATGTACAGGTGCGCTCTCGCCGTGTAGGTGGAGCTAACTACCAGGTCCCAATGGAAGTAAAGCCAGATCGCCGGATTCACTATGCAATGATTTGGATTTTAGATGCTGCTCGTGCTAAAGAAGGTAAGAGCTTTGATAAGCGCTTAGCAAATGAACTCTTGGACGCCTATAACAATCAAGGCGATGCGATTAAGAAGAAGGCCGACACTCACCAGATGGCTGAAGCCAATAAGGCATTTGCTCACTTCGCCCGGTACTAA
- a CDS encoding ABC-F family ATP-binding cassette domain-containing protein, which translates to MLLEAKIDEKQAGAKVLLRNTELQIQAGEVIGFIGRNGVGKTSLARIISGVDSDYVGTVRLRKGVEILTTEQEQHDIDESMSVVEYVLHGLREYDHLTHIIETYPATMGDDMGLIEEYTNALERYDELGYYHVKDQVVESLKAYQLSKEQILGSFSDLSGGQKRFAQLVQIEYSNADLLILDEPTNHMDYVAKESFTAWLREVRSAVLVISHDRDVLACADRMIELKDQKLQSFSGNYESYLKQNTLVSASAMHQYEVNIKTLENRREALKQAELKKVRTKQSPNPFIPLVRRLEREIAELEERISKPTIWIDQESAQSLKRSQTQQYEKYKAKSINLRGAREVVAGNAADLIRIDELSLGYAKPLFSNLSFELRAGERVHIVGRNGAGKTTLVDAMTATAEGGSLTSKVFAGSIDYSSSLVLGCYEQEIDGRYLTMTLAEAVADIYSQSGRPVNDEAITRALREYLFERQDGVILVDQLSGGQKARIQLIALFARRPNVLILDEPTNHLDLPSIEELENALRRYEGAIIYISHDSFFTKNIGGEEIFVGSA; encoded by the coding sequence ATGTTATTAGAGGCAAAGATTGATGAAAAACAGGCTGGCGCAAAAGTGCTTTTACGTAATACCGAATTGCAAATCCAGGCCGGCGAGGTAATTGGTTTTATTGGTCGAAACGGTGTCGGTAAAACTTCACTAGCACGAATTATCTCTGGAGTTGACAGCGATTATGTTGGTACAGTGCGGCTGCGTAAGGGGGTTGAGATACTGACCACCGAGCAGGAGCAGCATGATATTGATGAATCGATGTCGGTGGTGGAGTATGTTTTACATGGTCTGCGTGAATACGACCATTTGACACATATAATTGAGACATATCCAGCTACGATGGGTGATGATATGGGTCTGATTGAGGAATATACCAATGCTCTGGAGCGTTACGATGAGCTGGGCTACTATCATGTTAAAGATCAGGTGGTTGAGTCGCTCAAAGCTTATCAGCTATCAAAAGAGCAAATTTTAGGAAGTTTTAGTGATCTTTCGGGTGGACAAAAGCGATTCGCCCAACTGGTTCAGATTGAATATTCCAACGCCGATCTCTTAATTCTGGATGAACCAACCAACCATATGGACTATGTGGCCAAAGAGAGTTTTACGGCTTGGCTACGTGAGGTTCGCTCAGCTGTGTTGGTTATCTCGCATGATCGTGATGTGCTAGCTTGTGCGGATCGAATGATAGAGCTTAAAGATCAAAAATTGCAAAGCTTTTCGGGTAATTATGAGTCTTATCTGAAGCAAAATACACTAGTTTCAGCCAGCGCCATGCATCAATATGAAGTTAATATAAAGACCTTAGAAAATCGCCGTGAGGCATTGAAGCAAGCTGAGCTAAAGAAAGTTCGTACTAAGCAAAGTCCCAACCCCTTTATTCCGTTGGTGCGTCGGCTAGAGCGAGAAATTGCCGAGCTGGAAGAGCGGATATCTAAGCCAACTATCTGGATTGATCAAGAGTCAGCTCAGTCACTGAAGCGATCGCAAACTCAGCAGTATGAAAAGTATAAAGCTAAATCGATTAACCTGCGTGGAGCTCGTGAAGTAGTTGCTGGTAATGCAGCTGACCTAATCCGCATTGACGAGCTCTCTTTGGGTTATGCAAAACCGTTATTTAGTAACCTTAGTTTTGAGTTGCGGGCTGGTGAGAGGGTTCATATTGTGGGCCGTAATGGTGCAGGTAAGACAACCTTAGTAGATGCCATGACAGCAACAGCAGAAGGTGGAAGCTTAACTTCTAAGGTGTTTGCCGGTAGTATTGATTATTCTTCCTCGCTTGTGCTGGGGTGTTACGAGCAAGAGATTGATGGGCGCTATCTTACCATGACACTAGCCGAGGCGGTGGCAGATATTTACTCGCAGAGCGGTCGACCGGTTAATGATGAGGCGATCACTAGAGCCTTACGGGAATATTTATTTGAACGACAAGACGGCGTCATCTTAGTTGACCAGCTCTCGGGTGGTCAGAAAGCTCGCATTCAACTGATTGCCTTATTTGCCCGCCGGCCAAATGTCTTAATTCTTGATGAACCCACTAACCATCTTGATTTGCCTTCGATTGAAGAGTTAGAAAATGCCCTCAGGCGCTACGAGGGGGCAATCATATATATCTCCCATGATAGTTTTTTTACAAAGAATATTGGTGGAGAAGAGATATTTGTTGGATCAGCTTAG